One genomic region from Maledivibacter sp. encodes:
- a CDS encoding alpha-L-fucosidase, whose amino-acid sequence MANTAKYQPDWFSLDSRKTPEWFSNAKFGIFIHWGVYSVPAWRRISDERFGSYGEWYYASVYGDYKNNDEDFHGKMYGNDFKYRDFAKDFGAELFNAELWARLFKEAGARYVVLTSKHHEGYCMWPTTNKHKKNWRVTDVGPNRDLLGNLTDAVRRVGLRMGVYYSIIDWETNWSHRPKGGYFIPKRDVELYGIDEDRYVDEILIPQLKELVNTYEPALIFTDGGEWDFSEERSRVKEFLAWLYNEAPNKDEVVINDRFYDGMPGRHGDYYSTEYRDVEGYGFRHPWEESRGIGKSYGFNRAENLWDYNTSAQLIHELIEIVSKGGNLLLNVGPTADGRIPVIQQQRLKDIGDWLNINGKAIYETLPSNRVQSNDEEIFVTQTDMYNYVICTKWFDDDIKICLNDDIKVHNISLLGYDGDIKYHQNINTVTIEPPVISPNTFKHLHAYVYELKIEK is encoded by the coding sequence ATGGCTAACACCGCTAAATATCAACCAGATTGGTTTTCCTTGGACAGTAGAAAAACACCGGAATGGTTCTCAAATGCAAAATTTGGTATATTTATACACTGGGGAGTGTATTCCGTACCCGCCTGGAGAAGGATCAGTGATGAGAGATTTGGCTCCTATGGGGAATGGTATTATGCAAGCGTATATGGCGACTATAAAAACAATGATGAGGATTTTCATGGGAAAATGTATGGAAATGATTTCAAATACAGAGATTTTGCAAAGGACTTTGGGGCTGAACTTTTCAATGCAGAATTATGGGCAAGGCTTTTTAAAGAAGCAGGGGCTAGATATGTCGTATTAACCTCTAAGCATCACGAAGGCTATTGCATGTGGCCAACTACAAATAAACACAAAAAGAATTGGAGAGTAACTGATGTTGGCCCAAATCGTGATCTATTAGGGAATTTGACTGATGCCGTTAGAAGGGTAGGACTGAGGATGGGAGTATATTACTCAATTATCGATTGGGAAACAAATTGGAGTCATAGACCTAAGGGTGGATATTTTATACCAAAGAGAGATGTAGAGCTATATGGAATTGATGAAGATAGATATGTGGATGAAATATTGATACCACAATTAAAGGAATTGGTGAATACATATGAACCTGCTTTGATTTTTACGGATGGTGGAGAATGGGATTTTAGTGAAGAAAGAAGTAGGGTAAAGGAGTTTTTAGCTTGGCTATACAATGAAGCTCCAAATAAGGATGAAGTAGTTATTAATGATAGATTTTATGATGGAATGCCCGGCAGACATGGTGACTATTATAGTACAGAGTATAGGGATGTTGAAGGATATGGTTTTAGACATCCCTGGGAAGAAAGTAGGGGCATAGGTAAATCCTATGGTTTTAACAGAGCGGAGAATTTATGGGATTATAATACATCTGCCCAGTTAATACATGAATTAATTGAAATTGTTTCAAAGGGTGGGAATTTATTATTAAATGTAGGGCCCACAGCCGATGGTAGAATTCCTGTTATACAGCAACAACGGTTAAAGGATATTGGTGATTGGCTTAATATAAACGGGAAAGCCATCTATGAAACCCTACCATCTAACAGAGTACAATCAAATGATGAAGAAATTTTTGTTACTCAAACTGATATGTACAATTATGTAATTTGTACAAAATGGTTTGATGATGACATAAAGATTTGTCTCAATGACGATATTAAAGTACATAATATAAGTTTGCTTGGCTATGATGGTGATATTAAATATCATCAAAATATAAATACTGTTACAATAGAACCACCAGTCATTAGTCCAAATACATTTAAGCATTTACATGCCTATGTTTATGAATTAAAAATAGAAAAATGA
- the aes gene encoding acetyl esterase: protein MQKNKLNVFSRMTKQMKEVLRIQDERAKDAFVTGDDFDELREAYVIERKYWNEGGPSVENIRNMTINGPHGDIPIRIYYPNKKSINSCCVFIHGGGFVVGNMDTHDRIMRTLSNYADVAVIGIDYRLSPENKFPVALEECVALVEYLHNYGENHGIDGNNISLAGDSGGASLSLATTLFLRNKKEDISYITSLILYYGGFGLKDSMSMRLFGGPWDGLTRKDINYYCNCYVKNEGDKDNPYLDCLSADLTYGIPSTYICVGDLDPLLDDSLALEKILTENGIKCKCDVYKGLLHSFLHYSKILEEAKDALKKGAEFMKENKQ, encoded by the coding sequence GTGCAAAAAAATAAGCTGAATGTATTTTCAAGGATGACAAAACAAATGAAAGAAGTTTTAAGGATACAGGATGAAAGAGCAAAGGATGCCTTTGTGACAGGTGATGATTTTGATGAGTTAAGAGAAGCATATGTGATAGAAAGAAAATATTGGAATGAAGGAGGCCCTAGTGTAGAAAATATAAGAAATATGACCATAAATGGGCCCCATGGAGATATACCAATACGCATATATTATCCAAATAAAAAAAGCATAAATAGCTGTTGTGTTTTCATTCATGGAGGAGGATTTGTAGTAGGCAATATGGATACCCACGATCGAATTATGCGTACCCTTTCAAATTATGCAGATGTTGCGGTAATTGGAATTGACTATAGACTTTCCCCAGAAAATAAATTTCCCGTTGCATTAGAAGAATGTGTGGCATTAGTTGAATACTTACATAATTATGGAGAGAACCATGGCATTGACGGAAATAATATATCATTAGCCGGTGATTCCGGGGGTGCGAGTCTTTCTTTAGCGACGACTTTATTTTTAAGAAATAAAAAAGAAGATATTTCTTATATCACATCATTAATTCTTTATTATGGAGGTTTTGGCTTGAAGGATTCTATGTCCATGAGACTTTTTGGTGGTCCATGGGATGGCTTAACAAGAAAAGATATTAATTATTATTGTAATTGCTATGTTAAAAATGAAGGGGATAAGGACAATCCTTATCTTGATTGTTTATCAGCAGATTTAACCTATGGCATTCCTTCAACTTATATTTGTGTAGGTGATTTAGATCCTTTATTAGATGATAGTTTGGCCTTAGAAAAGATTTTAACAGAAAATGGGATTAAATGTAAATGTGATGTGTATAAAGGTTTATTACATTCCTTTCTACATTATTCTAAAATATTAGAAGAAGCAAAAGATGCTCTGAAAAAAGGGGCAGAATTTATGAAAGAAAATAAACAATAA
- a CDS encoding BCCT family transporter — translation MYNDKKAQKVLTPLFLISAFITSAFAIWAIISPNQLTLSLSVIQQFFVINYGWFLMLLPVLFAIICLFFGFSKKYRHIRLGGTDSRPKFSTFSWLAMLFTAGIGIGIVYFGINQPLYAYYLSPMGISNTSVSQMEAARHAMGMGVYLWGIGAWVIFSIAGLVVGYFVYTHGGKYLPGEAITMGFGSKKWAKPVSQTMNILSVVCAALTIATTIGLGVIQMSGGIKKLFLIPDNISSILPFIILAILFVLFTSAAVTPLQKGMKIIGNINMYMAIGIMVFVMVFGPTRFIFEQIVTTFGTFIDTLIVQNFEMYIFSEQQSFVYDWAATGWLWWISWTPFMGVFVASISYGRTLKEYAIATMTAPVAFMILWICTFGGTAMLNVIQGDGSLSQIAMSTPDMTFFALLDTLPFSQLTTIFTLVLILFFLATTCTGCSVSLSTMTDLEGKTNSATRAGVWSVLMSIIAIAAIVATFRGGNDAFNGIKALATTMTIPYLVFFIISISAFIKQIVVDNKEMSKEVI, via the coding sequence ATGTATAATGATAAAAAAGCACAGAAAGTCTTAACACCTTTATTTTTAATTTCTGCTTTTATTACTTCGGCTTTTGCCATTTGGGCCATCATATCACCTAATCAGCTAACCCTTTCCCTTTCGGTTATCCAGCAATTTTTTGTGATAAATTACGGCTGGTTCCTAATGCTTTTACCGGTTTTGTTTGCCATAATTTGTCTATTCTTCGGCTTTTCAAAAAAGTATAGGCACATTAGACTTGGTGGCACAGATTCTAGGCCAAAGTTTTCTACTTTTTCTTGGCTGGCGATGTTGTTTACAGCCGGAATAGGAATTGGAATTGTATATTTTGGAATCAATCAACCCTTGTATGCTTATTATCTTTCACCAATGGGGATCAGTAATACTAGTGTGAGTCAAATGGAAGCTGCTAGACATGCAATGGGCATGGGCGTATATCTTTGGGGAATAGGTGCATGGGTAATATTTAGTATTGCTGGACTGGTAGTTGGATATTTTGTTTATACCCATGGGGGAAAGTACCTACCAGGTGAAGCGATCACAATGGGATTTGGAAGTAAAAAATGGGCAAAACCCGTATCACAGACAATGAATATACTTTCAGTTGTTTGTGCGGCCCTTACCATTGCAACAACAATAGGTCTTGGGGTAATCCAAATGTCGGGAGGAATAAAAAAACTCTTTCTAATACCAGATAATATCTCATCAATTTTACCATTCATAATATTAGCTATTCTATTTGTACTATTTACCAGTGCCGCAGTAACACCACTACAAAAGGGTATGAAAATAATCGGGAATATCAACATGTATATGGCAATAGGTATAATGGTTTTTGTTATGGTATTTGGGCCTACAAGATTCATATTTGAGCAAATTGTTACTACCTTTGGAACCTTTATAGATACTTTAATAGTTCAGAACTTTGAGATGTATATATTCTCAGAACAGCAAAGTTTCGTTTATGATTGGGCTGCAACTGGATGGTTATGGTGGATTTCATGGACGCCATTCATGGGGGTTTTTGTTGCATCAATTTCCTATGGACGAACACTGAAAGAATATGCTATTGCCACAATGACTGCACCCGTAGCTTTTATGATATTGTGGATTTGTACATTTGGTGGAACCGCTATGTTGAATGTTATTCAAGGGGATGGGTCATTATCACAAATAGCAATGTCAACTCCCGATATGACTTTCTTTGCATTATTAGATACACTGCCATTCAGTCAGTTAACTACTATATTTACCCTAGTACTTATTTTATTTTTCCTCGCTACAACTTGTACTGGATGTTCGGTTTCCCTTAGTACAATGACAGACCTTGAAGGAAAAACGAATAGTGCTACTAGAGCAGGGGTATGGAGTGTACTTATGTCAATTATAGCTATTGCGGCAATTGTTGCAACTTTTAGAGGAGGCAATGATGCTTTCAACGGAATAAAAGCACTAGCAACGACAATGACGATACCCTATCTAGTATTTTTTATTATTTCAATCTCGGCCTTCATTAAACAAATTGTCGTAGATAATAAAGAAATGAGCAAGGAGGTTATATAA
- a CDS encoding YobA family protein has product MINDKYAMISGIIKGINVSNGKKSLLIVDNKGFEYIFFINEHTIIMTFEDLKVGQRVDIIFNGILTRSIPPQGNAIIVNGLKV; this is encoded by the coding sequence ATGATAAACGACAAATATGCTATGATTAGCGGGATAATAAAGGGAATCAATGTTAGTAATGGCAAGAAATCATTACTGATAGTAGATAATAAAGGCTTTGAATATATTTTTTTTATTAATGAGCATACAATAATAATGACCTTTGAAGATCTTAAAGTAGGTCAAAGGGTAGATATCATATTCAATGGTATACTAACAAGAAGTATTCCACCCCAGGGTAATGCAATAATAGTTAATGGTTTAAAAGTATAA
- a CDS encoding class I mannose-6-phosphate isomerase produces MYPLRFKHLYFEKIWGGRGLESFRYDLPDGNIGESWDIACHQHGTSIVANGKYEGLNLDELIKLKGEEILGSNTSSDHFPLLVKLISTKQNLSVQVHPDDEYASRMEGETGKTEAWYIVEASEGSSIIIGCKECTKQSLKSSIDVGQFAECMNKVYVKKGEVYFIKSGLIHAIGEGVIIAEIQQNSDTTYRVYDYDRGRDLHINKALDVINLGLRGKRSEGLRVEREGYSKTFYCLDAHFALDVYDVETACAIESDKDRFNIITCVEGDGEIKYSNGNERIKKGDSYLIPASLGKYEIIGRLKFINSYVPNIKKVEKEILSIIEE; encoded by the coding sequence ATGTATCCTCTAAGATTCAAACATCTATATTTCGAAAAAATATGGGGTGGAAGGGGCTTAGAATCATTCAGATATGATTTGCCAGATGGCAATATTGGTGAGAGCTGGGATATAGCATGTCATCAGCACGGCACAAGTATTGTTGCTAATGGAAAATACGAAGGATTAAACCTTGATGAGTTGATTAAGCTAAAGGGAGAAGAAATATTGGGTAGTAATACATCCAGTGATCACTTTCCATTGCTAGTTAAATTAATAAGCACTAAACAAAATCTATCGGTTCAGGTACATCCAGATGATGAATATGCATCAAGAATGGAAGGTGAAACAGGTAAGACGGAAGCATGGTATATAGTGGAAGCTTCTGAGGGATCTAGTATTATTATCGGATGCAAAGAATGTACAAAGCAGTCCCTTAAAAGCTCTATTGATGTAGGACAATTTGCTGAATGTATGAATAAGGTATATGTAAAGAAAGGTGAAGTATATTTTATTAAAAGCGGACTTATACATGCCATAGGTGAGGGTGTTATAATTGCAGAAATACAGCAAAATAGCGATACAACCTATCGTGTTTATGATTATGATAGGGGTAGAGATTTACATATAAATAAAGCATTGGATGTAATTAATTTAGGACTTAGGGGTAAAAGAAGCGAAGGGCTTAGGGTGGAACGTGAAGGATATAGTAAGACCTTCTATTGTCTAGATGCCCATTTTGCATTGGACGTATATGATGTCGAAACAGCATGTGCCATTGAAAGTGATAAAGATAGATTTAATATTATTACATGTGTTGAAGGTGATGGTGAAATTAAATACAGTAATGGAAATGAAAGGATAAAAAAAGGAGATAGCTATTTAATACCGGCTAGCCTAGGAAAATATGAAATCATTGGGAGACTGAAATTCATAAACAGTTATGTTCCCAATATTAAAAAGGTTGAAAAAGAGATATTGTCTATAATAGAAGAATGA
- a CDS encoding FadR family transcriptional regulator — translation MIERTLLHDMIVKEMKKIIKESDLQNGDKLPTQGELVKKFGVSRTSLREALRTLQALNIIEVINGKGMYVKSNSFIFQHEDGDEDNKKQHLLHVLDVRRALEFLSVELAVENATEEDINDMERNVRIMEEKAKKGEPHPKYDKAFHYAIYKASKNPVLINTINYLHDQFEVLWENPLGAGDALTEGTAYHVQLFKAIKDKNLKVAEEAFNKLIDQVEVIIKNI, via the coding sequence ATGATTGAAAGAACACTGCTCCATGATATGATCGTTAAAGAAATGAAAAAGATAATCAAAGAAAGCGATTTGCAAAATGGTGATAAACTTCCTACCCAAGGTGAATTGGTAAAGAAATTTGGAGTCAGTAGAACGTCCTTAAGAGAAGCATTAAGAACCCTACAAGCTTTAAACATAATTGAGGTCATAAATGGAAAAGGAATGTATGTAAAAAGTAATAGTTTTATATTTCAACACGAGGATGGCGATGAAGATAACAAAAAACAGCATTTGCTTCATGTTTTAGATGTCAGGAGAGCCCTAGAATTTTTATCTGTAGAGCTTGCAGTAGAAAATGCTACTGAAGAAGATATCAACGATATGGAGAGAAATGTGAGAATCATGGAGGAAAAGGCTAAAAAGGGAGAACCTCATCCTAAGTATGATAAGGCTTTCCATTATGCTATATATAAAGCATCAAAAAATCCAGTTTTGATAAATACCATAAATTATTTACACGACCAATTTGAGGTGCTGTGGGAAAACCCTTTAGGTGCGGGGGATGCTTTGACAGAAGGCACAGCTTATCATGTCCAATTATTTAAGGCCATAAAGGATAAGAATTTAAAGGTTGCTGAGGAAGCCTTTAATAAATTAATTGATCAGGTTGAGGTTATTATAAAAAATATATAG
- a CDS encoding ROK family glucokinase: MYIGVDLGGTNIAAGIVSESGELRYEKSIPTRTERSTEEIIDDIKGLIKDLLKEYGLSKDEIKSIGIGIPGLADKHGNVIFCVNLRWENVPLAAILQEEFKKPIYIDNDATVAALAEYNCGIMMGGQSGILLTLGTGIGGGIIFNGKVYSGYNGVGSEIGHMVVGENYYDCNCGRNGCLETFSSSTAIIKYTEKLLEESKEKGMLYRKINDDSQELNAKLIFDCAKAGDELSNKAVKRLVKYLSLGIINLINILDPQIIALGGGVANAGQYLLDLVKEDVKKNQYYRELPIGKIVLAELGNKAGIIGAAMLGKQ, encoded by the coding sequence ATGTATATAGGTGTTGATTTAGGAGGCACAAATATTGCTGCAGGAATTGTTAGTGAAAGTGGGGAGTTAAGATATGAGAAATCAATTCCCACGAGGACAGAAAGGAGTACTGAAGAAATAATAGATGATATAAAGGGACTGATAAAAGATTTACTTAAGGAGTATGGTTTATCAAAGGATGAAATAAAGTCAATCGGTATAGGGATACCGGGATTAGCTGATAAACATGGAAATGTTATATTCTGTGTAAATCTTCGTTGGGAAAATGTACCCTTAGCTGCCATCCTGCAGGAGGAATTTAAAAAACCTATCTATATTGATAATGACGCTACTGTTGCTGCTTTGGCTGAATATAATTGTGGGATTATGATGGGGGGTCAAAGTGGCATACTGCTCACTCTAGGAACGGGAATTGGTGGAGGAATTATATTTAATGGGAAAGTATATAGTGGATATAATGGAGTAGGCTCTGAGATTGGACATATGGTAGTAGGGGAGAATTATTATGATTGTAATTGTGGAAGGAATGGATGTCTAGAAACCTTCTCTTCATCCACGGCAATCATTAAATATACTGAAAAGCTATTAGAAGAAAGTAAAGAAAAAGGAATGCTTTATAGAAAAATTAATGATGATTCCCAAGAGTTAAATGCAAAACTAATTTTTGATTGTGCAAAAGCTGGGGATGAACTTTCTAATAAGGCAGTAAAAAGACTTGTCAAATATTTAAGCCTAGGTATAATCAATTTAATTAATATTTTAGATCCACAGATAATTGCATTAGGTGGGGGCGTTGCCAATGCGGGACAATATCTATTAGATCTAGTAAAGGAAGATGTAAAGAAAAATCAGTATTATAGGGAGTTACCCATAGGTAAAATAGTATTGGCAGAGTTAGGAAATAAAGCAGGAATTATTGGTGCAGCTATGTTAGGAAAGCAATAG